A region from the Bos indicus x Bos taurus breed Angus x Brahman F1 hybrid chromosome 9, Bos_hybrid_MaternalHap_v2.0, whole genome shotgun sequence genome encodes:
- the CENPW gene encoding centromere protein W encodes MALSTTVSQRKMIRRKAPRGFLKRIFKRQKPHLRLETSSDLLVHLNCLLFVHRLAEESRINACGSKCGVIKKEHVLAAAKVILKKSRG; translated from the exons ATGGCGCTCTCCACCACGGTCTCGCAGAGGAAGATGATAAGGCGCAAGGCTCCTCGCGGCTTTCTAAAGCGCATTTTCAAACGACAGAAGCCTCACCTTCGTTTGGAGACGAGTAGCGACCTACTG GTGCATCTGAACTGTTTACTCTTTGTTCATCGATTAGCAGAAGAGTCACGGATAAATGCTTGTGGGAGTAAGTGTGGAGTCATTAAAAAGGAGCATGTACTGGCTGCAGCAAAG GTAATTCTAAAGAAGAGCAGAGGTTAG